The nucleotide window TCAGCATGCCTTCTAGGTTCCCCTCGGACAGGCCGTACGGTCGGGCCCTCCGAAAGCGTCTGGATATCCTGGTTGCCGGCGCCGGACTGCTGGCCATGCTGGCGAGCATCGCCACGTTGCTCATCTTGCTCGCCGGATTGGCCATGGACGGGGGCCCGCACCTCTCCTGGAAGTTTTTCACCTCATACCCGTCCCGATTCCCCGATGCCGCGGGCATCCTGCCGGCCTGGGTCGGCACCATGTTGGTGATGGTCGTGACCGCCGTGACCGCCGTTCCGCTGGGCATCGCGGCCGCCGTCTATCTGGAGGAATATGCGCCTCGCCACTGGGTCACCGATCTTATCGAGATCAACATGGCGAACCTGGCCGGTGTGCCGTCGATCATCTATGGACTTATGGCGCTGGGACTGTTGGTGTACCAGTTGCATTTGGGCCAAAGCATCCTGACAGCCGGGCTCACCTTGGCGCTGCTGATCCTGCCGATCGTCGTCATGGCCACCCGCGAGGCGTTACGGACAGTGCCGCAGAGCATCCGCGAAGCCGCCGGCGCCCTCGGTGCCACCAAATGGCAAACGGTGTGGGACCACGTGCTCCCCGCCGCCACCGGGGGCATCCTGACCGGCTTGATCCTGGCGCTCTCCCGGGCCATCGGAGAGAGCGCGCCGCTCATGACGATCGGCGCCCTGTCCTTCATCGCCTTCCTGCCGCATGAACCCTGGCAAACGGACTTCCCGTTTGTTTCGTTCGAATGGCTGCTCGATCCCTTCACCGTCATGCCTATCCAGATGTTCAATTGGGTGTCCCGACCGCAAGAGGCCTTTCACAGGATCGCCGCCGCCGCAGGCTTGCTCCTCATGGTGATGACCCTGGCCATGAACGGCCTCGCCATCTACATCCGCGCCCGTTATCGGAAACACATCCAATGGTAACGTTGCCTGTCGCCACGCCCGACGCCGCCCACGCCCTGAAAGCTGAGACCAAACAGCTCAATTTTTATTACGGGGCGGCCCATGCCCTGCGCGACGTCAATCTGGTGATCGCCGACAACCGGGTGACCGCCCTGATCGGCCCTTCCGGCTGCGGCAAGACGACCTACCTGCGCTGCTTCAACCGTATGCACGACCTCTACCCCGGCACCCGCTACGAGGGACAGATCGTGCTCTATCCGGAGGGAATGAACATCATCGATCCGTCCATCGATCCGCTGGCCATACGCATGCGGATCGGCATGGTCTTTCAGAAACCCAATCCGTTTCCGAAGTCGATTTTCGAGAATGTGGCCTACGGACTGCGCATTCGCGGCCAGGCTCAGCGCTGCCTGCTGGACCGTAAAGTCGAGCAGGCGCTGCGGGGCGCCGCCCTCTGGAACGAAGTCAAGGACAGGCTCCATCATCCGGCGTTCCAGCTGTCGGGGGGCCAACAACAGCGCCTCTGCATCGCCCGCGCTCTCGCAACCGACCCGGAATTCCTGCTCTTCGACGAGCCCTGCT belongs to Nitrospirota bacterium and includes:
- the pstB gene encoding phosphate ABC transporter ATP-binding protein, which gives rise to MVTLPVATPDAAHALKAETKQLNFYYGAAHALRDVNLVIADNRVTALIGPSGCGKTTYLRCFNRMHDLYPGTRYEGQIVLYPEGMNIIDPSIDPLAIRMRIGMVFQKPNPFPKSIFENVAYGLRIRGQAQRCLLDRKVEQALRGAALWNEVKDRLHHPAFQLSGGQQQRLCIARALATDPEFLLFDEPCSALDPTATARIEELLSELKQRVTILIVTHNMQQAARVSDFTAFMYQGRIVEFGKTDAIFTNPVDQLTEDYVTGRFG
- the pstA gene encoding phosphate ABC transporter permease PstA; this translates as MPSRFPSDRPYGRALRKRLDILVAGAGLLAMLASIATLLILLAGLAMDGGPHLSWKFFTSYPSRFPDAAGILPAWVGTMLVMVVTAVTAVPLGIAAAVYLEEYAPRHWVTDLIEINMANLAGVPSIIYGLMALGLLVYQLHLGQSILTAGLTLALLILPIVVMATREALRTVPQSIREAAGALGATKWQTVWDHVLPAATGGILTGLILALSRAIGESAPLMTIGALSFIAFLPHEPWQTDFPFVSFEWLLDPFTVMPIQMFNWVSRPQEAFHRIAAAAGLLLMVMTLAMNGLAIYIRARYRKHIQW